From Punica granatum isolate Tunisia-2019 chromosome 1, ASM765513v2, whole genome shotgun sequence:
ACCATAGTTCGGGTTAAAATTGTGATTGCAAATTTGACTTTCTCAAGCAAGTTTGTAGGTGCTAATGAAATTTGCATCTATTTGTTTTGTTTCAAGTATTAATAATTCTCTTTCTTACTTTCAGTAGTTTTAAATTAGTTTCTTCCATcacttattttttaacaattttatttcagtaTTTCTCTATCAGCAACAATACTCTCAAACCAAGCTTTAATCAATTTGTATTGGACCGGATATATCATACACATCTTATTTGGGCTATATAGTTCTTAATACAAGAGTAGACACCGCCATCAACTAAACGTTCAGGGCAAGATTTTGCTGATTCAGGCAAAAAGCAATATATGATGGTTTAtatcgtttttttttcccggtaaATTAGATAGACTATATATTGTCGGTACTAGCTTttccaatttctttttttattttttgggtgataTGAGTTTTCCCAATTTAGACATTACATGTTTCTTATTCATTAGACGTGTGCGATGCTTTAGAAAGGAAGTCTATAAGATCATCATCAAAGTATGAATGCAATCATGTAAAGCTCATCATTGATGGGAAAAgataataatacatatatcAAATAGAGTATAGCGTAATGATGCATACGTATTCGATATTCGCGGTGAAAATACCCGTACATCCTTATTGGTTATTAGGATATTTATTTCACTTTATTATATCAATGCACCTCCCTCCTAatcgaaatatatatatacacactatatatttatacaataTAAACATACAcggacatatatatgtatatatgcatcCATTAATGCATGCAAAACCCAATCAAAAGATCAAAAACACATATATCATGGAAACGAGAGGGGCCTATGGCACTTTGGCTTTAACTTTGATGAGGGCAACATATAAAAAGACAGAAGCTTCCTCGATAtcctcaacaacgtccaaccTCGTGCATGGAAGTGCGGTTtattctctctattttttttaaaaaaaaatttggcttcttttctttttcctcttttttttcctatggCCCCTTCCTCCTTTAGGGTTAGGGCTTTACATTCTTATTATTCTCATTTAGTAGCTTTGCCATGCCATGCttttccattctctctctgTCCCCCGCTCTATCTTTCTCTCTGTTTAATTCTCTCTGCGTGCAGTCTCCCTATGACAGTTTTTCTCCAAGAAAGATAAAGGGCAAAGCAACGGCCAGCCAACCGACCGCCGTCAtcgtctctctctttttccatCAATACAAGAAAAAAGTTTGCATTGATATTTGCACACTGAGTAAATCATCTCGTGGCAGCTGAATCAGTGTATATCATTTCACCGTAGTATACTCCATGTTAtaaacattattatttttgggtaaaaataaaccttatatatacacatatgttGTCACTAAAAGAGGATTAATTGTTTTCAACAAGATGTTCCAAGAAATTTCGGTAAACGGTTAccgatcatatatatatatatatgatcagtGACTATTAATTATGTGCAATAACGCTGTGACCAGGGTTTTGGCCAATTTGGGGTTGGTTGGTTCAAAATAAATTGTAGGGGGAATGACTGTCACTCCCAGTCCCCCTTGATCAATCACTGATAGTTTAGATGTTTAAGATGAATGTTTCACAGTTTAAAAACAAATGTATGTTTGCATGCATGTAACGCATTTTTTTACCGCCCCCATCGTACAAATGATGACAACAGCAGTGAAAGTGTTTTGGTTATATCACTTGAATGAGCACGCACATGAATATCGGAAAACTGTAGTAATTAAGAAGAGCTTGCCGATGAATATTTATCAAGAATCCAGAAAACTACATATAGTATATACTTAGACAGCTGAtcgatatacatatatatgtatatataagatCAAGAATGAAAGAGAAACTTCAAGTCGATCCATCTCCAAGTTAATACATGCATGAGGGTCcattaaccttttttttttttttcctttttttccttttctcaaGTAAGATGAGGATATAAtctgattaagtaatgatcaAGTTTTCTCTAGCTTAGTTATAATTAATGACATCATAATAATGTTTACCCAGTCTGAGGGAAGAGGTGCTGATCTTCATGGCGGTGGCCTTTCAAGCTGGTTCCACTCTGTGCCGTCGCCTTCAGGTTATTCTTTTGATCCCCGCCAACCAGATTATCATCCCCCGAGAGAACTGGCTTCGTCTCATAAATATCTGATATGGAGTCCAAATCGGGCCCCCGATCCATTGAGTCCCCGCCCTTGAACAATGGATCGTGATGGTCCTGTTGCTGCCCCAGGCATGGTTCCTGGAGCCTCAGATCATCGGACCACATCAGAGGATTCATGTTCTTGCCACTGGTCGCaccataattattattaggaGTCCCTGGTCTCTTCTTCCCGAAGCAGCTGCCCATGCTGTCAGTATTGGCCGAGTTACTGTTATTTGCAGGCATGAATGAGTGATCAATCAGCAAGGGTCGGTCCATCCCGTGCTGGAGCTGGTGATCAATCTGGTCAGGGCCCGGCGGGCCATATATGTTGAGGTCTTGAAAAGACGGGAAACTGAGGGGAGACCCAAAGTCCTTCATCGACCCCCCCATGTTGATCGGAATCCCTTGGTTATTTAACATGCCCTTGTAGCCTCCTCCGGCTGATGCTACCATAGGGTTTTCACCAGCGAGAGTCTGACAGGCCTTCTCCAGTATGGACTGCATGTACTTTCCTTGCGCCTCTATCCTCAACTGAAGATGTCTCTGCACCTATGTACGTTGCCatatattcaattcaaatcAAACTTAAACCAGCAGATACACATGAAGTTTAGATATAGAACCagaagaataaaaatttatgcGTCATCAATAGTTCTGCGGTAAGTTagtaaaatttcaattatataagTAACTTACCTCGAGCTGTTCGTGGAGCCTTCGCTGGACCTCCATTTGCATCCTGGTTGCATCAACCGCGTGTGAGTTACTGTCACAGTATCACACAGATAGAATCCCATGCGCAAGAAAACCCCAAGATACCCCCAAGAAAAATAGAAACGAAAAGAAGACATATAAGTTGATTATTGATactatacacatatatatacaaatgatTTTGTATCAATATTTTGAAAGGCTATATAGGAGTTAGACTAGATTTATATATGGTATATATGCGCGTATGAAATAGATATAGTGGAAAACCAAAAggctatatatgtatatgtacatgTACGTAGATATATAGGTGGGAAGAACAACCGGATAAAGTCCAGCTAAGTATACTTACTCATTCATGCTGCGGCCTAACATAGCAGATGAAGATGCCGAATTCCTCTGAAGCTCTAAAGCTGCAGCTGCCACAgatgtatatatgtaaatgaACTAATAAATCTATATCGGACGAGATATGATAAACTCAATCTTAACTGCTTATATAGatagagaaatatatatgggtCCGCCTCTCCTTACCTTCTTTGATAGAGTGATCATTAAATTCCTTGTGGGGCTGCTTCCCAAGCCTGAATTTCTGTAAGTTCGGGTAGAAAGGTATTAAAGAACAAAGGTCGCCGGGATGAATTTGACTTCTTTTTTGAAGAAAACATCGACATAACAAGTTATATATCTAATCAATAACATGAAATGATATATGAAATTAAGGCCAAACCTGGAGATGGCTCTTGAGATGGTAAAGAGTGAGACCCTTCACACCCATTACTCTCATGATCGTCTTCGGAGTTGCCTCTGTTCATCACACACCATGGATGTACGAGAGGATTGATCATCAAGCAAAATATACCGCATATGCGAACGCGtgttttattaaaatatatatgtgacgTACTGTCGGGTCCTCCGAGCTGGGTGACTGCATCGACAAAGCGCTCATGAAGCTCGACTGTCCAGCGAAGCCGGGGCTTGGGATCAGTGGTGAGGACGAGACCGGAGTCACCCTGGACGCACAGGGGTCTGTCATGGGAAGAATTCATAGAAGAGGGCTTCTTCGAATGGAACATTCTCTCTTTCTAGCTGAGAGAGAGATTCAAACAAGAGAGAACAAATGCGATTATTATgcaaaaaagagcaaaaaaatttatgtgagAAAGAATACGATGCTCTTGCTCTCTTTTATTctgaagaggaggaggaggaagaagaagaaagaagagaatggaagctctctctttctctctctcttttttttttttggagggtTTCTCAGGTAAGAAAGCAGCTAAGAGAAGAGGGGACAAAGGGCTAGTTAATAACCCTATTCTCTCTCAAAAGCTAAAATACACTTAAACCtgatctatatataaatataaaagggcaaaaaagaagaaacagaacccccacaaaaaaaaaaggttgcgCCCCCTCTCCACCTTGCATCCTTTTTCCGAAAGATATTCCCTTTCGCTTCTCACgcagggatttttttttttcaattcagaCCCGATTTTCACCCGATTACATTGATCGGTTAAATTACGTAATCAGATCCATTCGGATTGCGTAAAAAGTATGTGGATATAGTTTGGGTGAAGACCGTACGTGAACTTCTAGGTGGGGCGAATTAGATGAGAGGATATATGCACGAAGCTCTGGTTTGTAGTTGAAGTAAGGAAAATGAAACTACAATGTATGATAGTTATAAGGTTTGTCTTCTATCAATTAATCTAGTCCATTGTTGATTTgaacataattaattagtcTATAATATCGTTAAGTTTCGTTATTGACCATTCCTTTTGCTTTCTAATCATGTGTGAGGCTTTTTTTAGTTACATGGTGATGATAGGAAAGAGATTGGGAGCCCCTCATGCATGCAATCATGACGGGCAATTATCTTTTTAGGGCCTTTTATCCaattatattttctcatttgaTCCCCCAAACATAATTGCATGAGATATATACATGAGCCCCACCATGCTTCGCAAATGCATGGCCATTTCGTACCACGACAATCCCCTTTTAGAgattataaataaatggaCCCTCATATATTAGAAATTAACCTACCTAGCTATCCCATCTATATATGCATGAAActaaatatattcatatatccAACAACCACCGACTCGATTAACTTGATGattctaaataaaaaaaaacacaatagCTTTTTGTCACACCTCGAACGGCGTCAATAGAACTATGTGCATTCATACAAATGCAAGGCATTACCgtgaaaaaataaacataaaaaatacTTGGTTTATCTTTTGCCTTTTTCATTTCTCAACCACATTTGATTAACAGAAATATGATCATCTGTACGTACTAATTTCTGTGACAGTTGGCAACATATAGTAAGTCAtatccatgcatatttatgtTTGAATGCATGTGTActgtgaagaagggaagtaTGAGAGATATCAGAAAGGGCACATATATTTCAAAAAGGAAAGTGCAAAATAAAAGTGTGAAAATTTAGAAGAATTGCAATGTGTAAGGGAGAGGCGAGGTATGATGGACGCTttggagcacaaaaggcctgTTCAATGCAGAGCTTTTAATGAAAGTGTGGGTGTGAtgagggggggagagagagagacggagggagagaggggaccctctctttctgctctttctccttcctcttcttcctccccttcttcttctgcaaTAAAGATTactgtatgtgtgtgtgtatatatatatatatatttatttattttcccttcttcttttcctttgggCAGTTTTGTCTGGGCCTATTAGCTTTTGTAGGATAGAAGACTGTCCTTTCCATGCATTCTGGTCatcacaaaatttcatatacaGCCCAAATGTCATCATGACAACaattcatctctctctctctctctctttgcctGGCTCTCTTCCTCATATCATACTAAGAAAAACAAGACATACTGTCCCTAATGAAGCTGCAGTGTCAAAATCACAAAAGTTGACCCACCTGTGGGCCACCACtcatctctccctctccctctccctcccttGTGAGTACGGGGAAAAGTGGTAAAAATTGAGGATGAGTAAGCCCTAAACTTTGGAGTAATAAAGCTTTCTCCATCTCTCTCATTTGCAAAATTAATGCACTTGctggaaaaataattaaaaagtacAATTCATggatgaaatatatatatatatatatatatggtgcaTTTGATCAACCGTAGTTTATATTGGTGATATTATTCTGGTCTTATTCTAAACATGATCAGATGTGACACGATTTACACGTACTTTGAATGGTGCGATAGGGACGATTCTGTTTTTGATTAACTCCTAACATTTTATTTGTAGGGGATCGTCGAATCTTTTGTATTGGAGAGCAGTAATACATAGAAATGCATTTCCATGCATTAACCTGTTATCTGAGGTGAATTTACATGGGATGGGAATAGATGCTTTCTTCTTTGACAATTAAAGTTAGATTCTTTCCTttctcaaaaaattttaaaaccttAGCTTCGTGTTTAGTTAACTCTGCTAATTAAGCCCaataattacttaattatcGCCACATATATTAGAGTTACTCAAATATTTTCACACTGtatggtatatatatatatgtacgcaTATATGTTTGACATTTGAAGTACCATTCGGGAATATACTTGTCAATCACCtgatttccattttatttcacTGTTCTGTAGGATTTATACCCGTACTATGTATTCCCAACTCCCATCGAGTCCATCCACAAATTTATAGGCTCGACAATTGTGATTTTCATTGCGTACTTATAAACTAGATAACTTTCTAATTATGAAATCGGAAGAGCGGTAGGAATGAATTACCATAAGATCAGACACAATATATGTACGTACTATCGGGGGGCAAATAAAGCTAGTATATCAGTCATCAATATACAACAAATAACCAATCCCTTCGCAAGATAGG
This genomic window contains:
- the LOC116209376 gene encoding myb family transcription factor IPN2 isoform X2 is translated as MFHSKKPSSMNSSHDRPLCVQGDSGLVLTTDPKPRLRWTVELHERFVDAVTQLGGPDKATPKTIMRVMGVKGLTLYHLKSHLQKFRLGKQPHKEFNDHSIKEALELQRNSASSSAMLGRSMNDNSHAVDATRMQMEVQRRLHEQLEVQRHLQLRIEAQGKYMQSILEKACQTLAGENPMVASAGGGYKGMLNNQGIPINMGGSMKDFGSPLSFPSFQDLNIYGPPGPDQIDHQLQHGMDRPLLIDHSFMPANNSNSANTDSMGSCFGKKRPGTPNNNYGATSGKNMNPLMWSDDLRLQEPCLGQQQDHHDPLFKGGDSMDRGPDLDSISDIYETKPVLSGDDNLVGGDQKNNLKATAQSGTSLKGHRHEDQHLFPQTG
- the LOC116209376 gene encoding myb family transcription factor IPN2 isoform X4; the encoded protein is MFHSKKPSSMNSSHDRPLCVQGDSGLVLTTDPKPRLRWTVELHERFVDAVTQLGGPDKATPKTIMRVMGVKGLTLYHLKSHLQKFRLGKQPHKEFNDHSIKEALELQRNSASSSAMLGRSMNEMQMEVQRRLHEQLEVQRHLQLRIEAQGKYMQSILEKACQTLAGENPMVASAGGGYKGMLNNQGIPINMGGSMKDFGSPLSFPSFQDLNIYGPPGPDQIDHQLQHGMDRPLLIDHSFMPANNSNSANTDSMGSCFGKKRPGTPNNNYGATSGKNMNPLMWSDDLRLQEPCLGQQQDHHDPLFKGGDSMDRGPDLDSISDIYETKPVLSGDDNLVGGDQKNNLKATAQSGTSLKGHRHEDQHLFPQTG
- the LOC116209376 gene encoding myb family transcription factor IPN2 isoform X1 → MFHSKKPSSMNSSHDRPLCVQGDSGLVLTTDPKPRLRWTVELHERFVDAVTQLGGPDKATPKTIMRVMGVKGLTLYHLKSHLQKFRLGKQPHKEFNDHSIKEAAALELQRNSASSSAMLGRSMNDNSHAVDATRMQMEVQRRLHEQLEVQRHLQLRIEAQGKYMQSILEKACQTLAGENPMVASAGGGYKGMLNNQGIPINMGGSMKDFGSPLSFPSFQDLNIYGPPGPDQIDHQLQHGMDRPLLIDHSFMPANNSNSANTDSMGSCFGKKRPGTPNNNYGATSGKNMNPLMWSDDLRLQEPCLGQQQDHHDPLFKGGDSMDRGPDLDSISDIYETKPVLSGDDNLVGGDQKNNLKATAQSGTSLKGHRHEDQHLFPQTG
- the LOC116209376 gene encoding myb family transcription factor IPN2 isoform X3, whose protein sequence is MFHSKKPSSMNSSHDRPLCVQGDSGLVLTTDPKPRLRWTVELHERFVDAVTQLGGPDKATPKTIMRVMGVKGLTLYHLKSHLQKFRLGKQPHKEFNDHSIKEAAALELQRNSASSSAMLGRSMNEMQMEVQRRLHEQLEVQRHLQLRIEAQGKYMQSILEKACQTLAGENPMVASAGGGYKGMLNNQGIPINMGGSMKDFGSPLSFPSFQDLNIYGPPGPDQIDHQLQHGMDRPLLIDHSFMPANNSNSANTDSMGSCFGKKRPGTPNNNYGATSGKNMNPLMWSDDLRLQEPCLGQQQDHHDPLFKGGDSMDRGPDLDSISDIYETKPVLSGDDNLVGGDQKNNLKATAQSGTSLKGHRHEDQHLFPQTG